One window of Nicotiana tomentosiformis chromosome 11, ASM39032v3, whole genome shotgun sequence genomic DNA carries:
- the LOC138901422 gene encoding uncharacterized protein, with protein MEKVKVIKERLKNAQSCQRSYLDMRRRDLEFKEDNWVADRHELQPEMSLVHPLFHVSMLKKVVGDLALIVLVETIEVKEELTYEEIPIAILDSQVRKLRNKEIASVKVLWRNQQVEEATWEAEEEIKKKYPHLFE; from the exons atggagaaggttaaggtcaTTAAGGAACGGTTGAAAAATGCTCAGAGTTGTCAGAGGTCCTATTTGGATATGCGtcgcagggatttggagttcaaagaggataattgg gtggctgaTAGGCATGAGCTACAACCAGAGATGTCCTTAGTGCACCCgttgtttcatgtatctatgttgaagaaggtagtcgGAGACCTGGCACTCATTGTtttggttgagactattgaggttaaagaagaattgacttatgaggagattccgattgccattcttgatagccaggttcgaaagctgagaaaTAAGGagattgcctctgtgaaagtgctatggagaaaccaacaggttgaagaggccacctgggaggccgaggaggagataaagaagaagtatcctcatttgtttgaataa